The DNA segment GCTCCCTCCTCGTACCGAGTCAGGGTGGCCACGCTGGCGGGGGCACGCACTCCCTGCCTGCCTCTCCGGTCAGCAGCCAGGCAGGCACGGAACAGGGGCCGGGCGGTTCAGCATGCGCTGCCGAGCGGCGCACGTCCCCACGCCGGGTGGTGCCCGTGAGGCCACCCGGCGTCTTCCCGCTTGTGCAAGCCCGGCGATTCAGTCCGGGTAGCTGAACGTCAGCGGCAGCTTCACGTCCGGGTGGAGGCTGCGGGCCACCGGGCAGTGGCGGCCCGCCTCTTCCACCCGGGCGCGCTGCTCGGCGCTGAGCCCCGCCGGCATCTGCAGCTCCAGCACCAGCTCGCCAATGCGGCGCGGAGGCGGCGTCATCCGCTTCTCCACCCGGCCGCGCACCTCGCCCAGGGCGATGCCCTCGCGCGAGGCGAACAGGTGCATCGTCGTCACCGCGCAGGACAGCAGCGCCGCGCCCACCAGGTCCGTGGGCGAGAAGCTGCCTCCGGTGCCACCGTTGTCGCGCGGCGCCTCCGTGACGGCCACCGAGCTGGACGGGCCGTGGGTGAGCTGCGTCTTGAACTGGGGCTGGCTGACCACGGTCATCACCACACCCGTGGCGGGGGTCTGCGGCTGGCTCATGTCGGCGCTCCTCGGTGGCACTGCGGGGTCCTGGGCGGCTTCAGCGCACGAAGGTCTCGTGCTTCTTGACGTCGTCCTCGGTGGAGGGCTCCGCGTCCTCCACGCTCCAGTCCAGCGTCTTCATCAGCGACTTGCTGCGCTTGCGCACGTCCGCGTCCAGGAAGGCGACGGCGTCCGCCATCCGGTCCATCAGCCGCATCGGCTTGCGCTTGTTCTTCGGCTCGCTGAGCAGCGCGTGCGTCAGCCAGGGGAACACCGCCGTCACGTCGGTGTGCACGTAGACGGAGCCGGTCTCCACCGCCTCCACCGACACCTTGCCCCACGTGTGGCCCTCACCGGCCGGGCAGCTCGACAGCGCGCCGTTGTCCACCGGGTCCACGCAGAACTGCACGTCGATGTCGAAGCCCGTCGTCGGGACGTTGAGGATCTGGTCCAGCAGCGGCTCGCCCTGCAGCGTGTAGTTCTTCGGCACGCCGCCGCCCAGAATCCAGATGGCCAGCCGCTTGCTGCCGTTGTGCCGGCAGAAGTGCTGCATGGCCGCCATGGAGTAGACGTCGTCGTTGATGTCGAGCTCGAACTTGAACGCGTCCCCCAGCAGCCGCTTGAGCTTCACGACGTTGAGGAAGATGGAGCCGTCCTGCACCGCGCCCACCCAGATGGGCACCGCGTGCTTGTACGCCGTGGCCAGCAGCGACGGCTGCTTCACCCCGAGCTTCTTCTCGATCTGGTAGATGGCCTTGCCGAGCAGGTAGTGGAACTCCGGCGTGGTCATCTTCTTCTGGAACTCGGGGCCGCGGATGATGGCGGAGAAGAGGCGGTCGGTGTCGAGCAGCGCCTCCTCCCAGAAGCCCAGGTCGTAGATGCGGATGATGCGCGCCAGCCGGTACTGGAGGTCGCCCGCGTTGGGGTTCACCTCGCGGATGGCGTGGCCGATGATGCGGTGGGCGTCGTGGTAGAGGTTGGCGCCCGTCGTCGTAATCGCGGAGATGACGCCCTTCTCGATGAGGGGAATCAGGCAGCTCTGGTGGAGCCCCGCGGGCGTCATCGCGCCGGACAGCGTCAGGAAGACGGAGGCGTCCTGCTCCATCGACTTGGACATCAGCTCGAAGGCCGTGCGCTCCTGGCGGCCCACGTAGGCGCTGAAGGCGTGCGCGAGCAGCTCCGCCGGCTTCTCCTTGCCGGTGATGGGGCGGGGGTCCGCCTTGCGCGCCCCGGAGTACGCGGCGCGAAGGGACTTCTTCGGGTTCGAGGAGGTCTTGGCCATGGCGCGGCGACATAGCACCGCCGGCCGGACAAAGGGAGCGCCGCCTGTGCCCCGGCGCTACTTGTCGCGCTTCTTGCCGCCCCCGCCGCCGCCGTTGCCGTCGTCCCCGGCGGCGGCCGGTGCGTCCTCGGGCCCGGCCTCGGCCTCGGGCAGGCCCAGGACCCTGTCCCTCACCTCCTCCGCGGACAGGGCGGCTGTGTCGGACACCACACAGGACACGTACGCCAGCTCCGCCAGGGCCCGCCGGGCCCGCTCACGGACGGCCGGGTCATCCGAGCCCAGCTCTTCCGAGGCGGCGGAGACGTAGCTGCTGGCCAGTGACTCGAAGAGGTACACCCGGTTTTCGATGGTCGAATCGTTCTTCTTTCCCATGGGGCGGCCAGTGTAGGCACGGGCCCCTGCGGCGGCAGGCCCAACGTCTTAAGTTGGTGTGAAACCGAACCAGGTCGCGTAAGTGCGACACTCACCGCTCGCCGGGAGCCCGTCTTGATTGACCTGCACTCACACACCACCGCCAGTGACGGGCAGTACCCTCCGTCGGAGCTGCTGGCGCGCGCGGCGGCGGCCGGGGTGACGGTGCTGGCGGTGACGGACCACGACACCGTGGCGGGGCTGGCGGAGGCGGCGGAGGCGGCGCGCGCGCACGGGGTGGAGCTGGTGCCGGGCATCGAGCTGTCCGCCTTCATCCACCGGCGGGAGGTGCACATCCTGGGGCACTTCCTGAAGCCGGACGACGAGGACATCGCCCGCTTCTCCGAGCGCCTGCGGGACGAGCGAGAGCAGCGGATGGAGCGGATGCTCGAGCGGATGCGGCAGCTCGGCTACCCGGTGCGGATGGAGCACGTCCGGGCAGTGGCGGGCAACGCGCAGCTGGGCCGGCCCCACCTGGCGCGGGTGCTGGTGGAGCGCGGCTGGGCGGTGGACGTGAAGGAGGCCTTCGACCGCTTCCTGGGGACGCGGGGAGCGGCCTGGGTGGACCGCTACAAGCTGGACGGCGCGGAGGCCATCCGCCTCATCCGCCGGGCCGGCGGCACCGCCACCCTCGCCCACCCGGGCTCGTCGCGGATGGAGCGGCCGGAGATTCGCGCGCTGGCCAAGGCGGGCCTGGCCGGACTGGAGGTGCTCCACTCGGACCACAACCCGAGCGTGCGGCACAAGTACCTCGCCCTGGCCGCGGAGCTGGACCTGGTGCCCACCTCCGGCAGCGACTTTCACGGAGAGGCCGTGTCCCCGGACCACAAGCTGGGCGCCGCCGCCATGCCCCCGGACCTGTTCGCGAAGCTCAAGGCCCGCGCCGCCGCCTGAAAGCCGGGGAGGAGAGGAATTCTCGTTTTTTGATACGCTCCTGCCGCCCATGGAGTGTCCGAGCGAGACGACACTGAGCGAGTTCCTCGAAGGGCTGCTGCCCGAGGAGCGCCGCGTACGCGTTCTGGCCCACGTGGAGGGGTGCGAGCGCTGCCAGGAGAGCGTGGCGTTGGGGGCCAGCTCCACCGAGGGCGCCGCCGCGGCCCCCTGGGACGGCCCGCTGCTGGCCCAGGGCGCGAAGCTGTCCCGCTACGTGGTGCTGGAGCGCATCGGCCAGGGGGCCATGGGCGAGGTGTACGCGGCCTATGACCCGGAGCTGGACCGGCAGGTGGCCCTCAAGCTGCTGCGGCCGGAGGGCCGCCACGTGGAGGAGCTGCGGCTGCGGCTGCTGCGCGAGGCCCAGGCCCTGGCGCGGCTGGCCCACCCCCACGTCGTCACGGTGCACGACGTGGGCATGGCGGGGGACTGCGTCTTCCTGGCGCTGGAGCTGGTGGAGGGCACCACGCTGTCGGACTGGCTGAAGGCGCCGCGCACCGCGCGCGAGGTGCTGCGCGTCTTCCGCGATGCCGGCCGGGGGCTGGCGGCCGCCCACGCCGCGGGCCTGGTGCACCGCGACTTCAAGCCCGCCAACGTCCTCGTCGGCCAGGACGACCGGGTGCGGGTGACGGACTTCGGCCTGGCCCGCCCCTCCAACCGCCGGCCCGTGGACGGGCGCCTGCCCCAGACGCCGGCCCCCGAGGAGCGGACGCCCGCGCCCCTGACGCGCACGGGCGCCCTGGTGGGCACGCCGGCCTATATGGCGCCGGAGCAGCTCCAGGGCCACGGCGTGGACGCGCTGTCGGACCAGTTCAGCTTCTGCGTCGCCCTCTATGAAGCGCTCCACGGGGTGCGCCCCTTCGAGGGGCGGAACCTGGAGGAGCTGGGCCGCGCGGCGCGCGAGGGCCGGGTGCGGGCGCCGGTGCGCGAGGCGAAGGTGCCCGCGCGGGTGCGGCGGGCGGTGCTGCGCGGGCTGCGCGCCAAGCCGGAGGAGCGCTTCCCGTCCATGGACGCGCTGCTGGCGGAGCTCGTCCCGCGCGCCTGGAACATCCGCACCTGGGTGGCCACCTCCGCGGCGGCGGCCAGTCTGCTCGGGCTGACGGTGGGCTACGTGGTGGCGCAGCGGCACGAGGCGCGCTGCGAGCAGGACGCGGAGAAGCTCACCACCGTGTGGAACCCCGAGCGGCGCGAGCGGCTGCACGCGGCCTTCCTCGCCAGCGGCAGGGCCGACGCCGCCTCCACGTGGGAGGCCGTCTCCAGCGTGCTGGAGTCCCAGGCGTCCGCGTGGCGCACGCTGCGGCTCGACTCCTGCCTGGCCGACGAGGACGCCGCCAGCACCTCGTGGCAGACGATGGCCTGCCTCGACGCGCGGCTGTGGCACCTGGCCGCCGTCACCGACGTGCTGGAGAAGTCGGACGCGCAGACGGTGCGGGACGCCCCGCAGCTCGTCGCCTCGCTGGAGGGCATCTCCGGGTGCCGGGACGCGCCCGCGCTCACCACCCGGCCCCAGCCGCCCGACGCCCTGCGCCCGCGCGTGGACGCCGCCCGGCGCCGGCTGGCCGAGGCCCGCGCCCGCATGGACCTGGGCAGCCACTCGGCGGCCATCGAGGTGACCACCGCCCTGCTCGGGGAGCTGAAGGGCCTGGACTACCGGCCGCTGGAGGCCGAGGTCCTCACCCTGCACGGCCACCTGCACGGCCTCACCGGCAAGCTGAAGGAGGCGGAGGAGTTCCTCTACAAGGCCCTTTGGGCCGCCGAGGCCAGCCGGGACGACGAGACGGTGGCGCGCGTGTGGAACCTGCTGCTGTGGGTGGTGGGGGACCAGATGGCGCGGATGGACGAGGCGGACCGGCTCGTCCAGCACGCCCGCGCCGCCGTGGAGCGGCTGGGACGCGAGCGCTTCCCGGCCATCGCCATCGACCTGCACCTGCGCATGGGCGGGCTGCGCCTGGTGCAGGGGCAGCTGGACGAAGCCGAGGCCGAGTACAACCAGGGGCTCGCGCTGTCGCGCAAGGCCCTGGGCCCCGAGCGCCAGCGCACCACGTACTTCCTCTCCGGCCTGGGCCGTGTCCGCTCGCGCCAGCTGCGCGCGGCGGAGGCGCTGGAGCTGTACCAGCAGGTCCAGGAGCACGCGCTGCGTGAGCGCCAGTGGAGCCCCGAGCACCCCGTCGTCGCGCTCAACCTCAACAACATCGCCACCGAGCTGCTGGCGCTGGGGCGCACGGAGGAGGCGCTCGCCACCTTCCGGCGCTCGCTGGCGCTGCTGGAGGCCGCGCGCTCCAAGGACCACCCCAGCCTCGCGCCCCCGCTCAACAACCTCGCCGGGCTGCTGCGCCGCGAGGGCCGGCTGGACGAGGCGCGGCAGCTGTACCAGCGCGCCTTCACCATCTTCGAGCGCAGCAAGGGCCCCGACCACCCCAGCACCCTCGTCGCGCTCAGCGGGCTGGGGATGGTGGCCTATGACTCGAACCAGCTCGACGAGGCGCTCGCCCACAACCAGCAGGCGCTGGAGCGGCTGGAGCGGACCCTGGGGCCGGACACCCCGCGCGCGGAGAATGCGCTGCGCAACCTGGCCCTCATCCTCCTGCGGGCCGGCCGCCCCGCCGAGGCCCGGCGGCACCTGACGCGCGCGCTGGGCCAGCTCCAGAAGGCGAACGGCCCGGACTCCGTGACGACCACCGGCGTGGTCCGCGACCTCGCCCGCGTGGACCTGGCCACGGGCGCGCACCGGGCGGCGCTGGCGCACTGCCAGCGCAGCCTGAAGCTCGACGAGCAGACGCAGGGCGCGGAGAGCCCGGACGTCGCGCTGGACCTCGCCTGCCTCGCGGAGGCCCACCTGGGCCTGGGCGCCGTGGAGCGGGCCGTGCCCCTGCTGGAGCGCGCGCGGCGCATCCACGAGAAGTCCTGGCTGGACCGGAAGGACTCGGCCCGCATCTCCTTCCTGCTGGCGCGGGCGCTGTGGGAGCGGCGTGCCCCCGCCGAGCGGACGCGCGCCCTGGCGCTCGCGAAGGAGGCCCGGGACTGGCTGGAGCCCCAGGGCATCCGCACCCGTCAGGAGCTGCGCGAGGTGATGGCCTGGCAGCAGACCCGGCAGCCTCCCGCCATGAGCAAGGCCAGCCGATGACGCCCACCGAGGCCCCGCTCACCGCGCTGCTGCTGGCGCACGCGCCCCCGGAGCGGCACGACGCGCTCCGCGCGCTGCCCGCGATGGAGTCCCTGCTGGAGGCGCACCTCGCGAGGGGCCGGGAGGAGTGGCCGGCGGTGACGCTCGCGCCCGGGGACTTCGTGCGCCACCTGGCCCGCCACCTCCCCACGGAGGGCCGCCTCGAGGACGCGCTCCAGCAGCTGCGCGGGGCC comes from the Pyxidicoccus xibeiensis genome and includes:
- a CDS encoding OsmC family protein, with product MSQPQTPATGVVMTVVSQPQFKTQLTHGPSSSVAVTEAPRDNGGTGGSFSPTDLVGAALLSCAVTTMHLFASREGIALGEVRGRVEKRMTPPPRRIGELVLELQMPAGLSAEQRARVEEAGRHCPVARSLHPDVKLPLTFSYPD
- a CDS encoding deoxyhypusine synthase family protein, which translates into the protein MAKTSSNPKKSLRAAYSGARKADPRPITGKEKPAELLAHAFSAYVGRQERTAFELMSKSMEQDASVFLTLSGAMTPAGLHQSCLIPLIEKGVISAITTTGANLYHDAHRIIGHAIREVNPNAGDLQYRLARIIRIYDLGFWEEALLDTDRLFSAIIRGPEFQKKMTTPEFHYLLGKAIYQIEKKLGVKQPSLLATAYKHAVPIWVGAVQDGSIFLNVVKLKRLLGDAFKFELDINDDVYSMAAMQHFCRHNGSKRLAIWILGGGVPKNYTLQGEPLLDQILNVPTTGFDIDVQFCVDPVDNGALSSCPAGEGHTWGKVSVEAVETGSVYVHTDVTAVFPWLTHALLSEPKNKRKPMRLMDRMADAVAFLDADVRKRSKSLMKTLDWSVEDAEPSTEDDVKKHETFVR
- a CDS encoding PHP domain-containing protein, encoding MIDLHSHTTASDGQYPPSELLARAAAAGVTVLAVTDHDTVAGLAEAAEAARAHGVELVPGIELSAFIHRREVHILGHFLKPDDEDIARFSERLRDEREQRMERMLERMRQLGYPVRMEHVRAVAGNAQLGRPHLARVLVERGWAVDVKEAFDRFLGTRGAAWVDRYKLDGAEAIRLIRRAGGTATLAHPGSSRMERPEIRALAKAGLAGLEVLHSDHNPSVRHKYLALAAELDLVPTSGSDFHGEAVSPDHKLGAAAMPPDLFAKLKARAAA
- a CDS encoding tetratricopeptide repeat protein; translated protein: MECPSETTLSEFLEGLLPEERRVRVLAHVEGCERCQESVALGASSTEGAAAAPWDGPLLAQGAKLSRYVVLERIGQGAMGEVYAAYDPELDRQVALKLLRPEGRHVEELRLRLLREAQALARLAHPHVVTVHDVGMAGDCVFLALELVEGTTLSDWLKAPRTAREVLRVFRDAGRGLAAAHAAGLVHRDFKPANVLVGQDDRVRVTDFGLARPSNRRPVDGRLPQTPAPEERTPAPLTRTGALVGTPAYMAPEQLQGHGVDALSDQFSFCVALYEALHGVRPFEGRNLEELGRAAREGRVRAPVREAKVPARVRRAVLRGLRAKPEERFPSMDALLAELVPRAWNIRTWVATSAAAASLLGLTVGYVVAQRHEARCEQDAEKLTTVWNPERRERLHAAFLASGRADAASTWEAVSSVLESQASAWRTLRLDSCLADEDAASTSWQTMACLDARLWHLAAVTDVLEKSDAQTVRDAPQLVASLEGISGCRDAPALTTRPQPPDALRPRVDAARRRLAEARARMDLGSHSAAIEVTTALLGELKGLDYRPLEAEVLTLHGHLHGLTGKLKEAEEFLYKALWAAEASRDDETVARVWNLLLWVVGDQMARMDEADRLVQHARAAVERLGRERFPAIAIDLHLRMGGLRLVQGQLDEAEAEYNQGLALSRKALGPERQRTTYFLSGLGRVRSRQLRAAEALELYQQVQEHALRERQWSPEHPVVALNLNNIATELLALGRTEEALATFRRSLALLEAARSKDHPSLAPPLNNLAGLLRREGRLDEARQLYQRAFTIFERSKGPDHPSTLVALSGLGMVAYDSNQLDEALAHNQQALERLERTLGPDTPRAENALRNLALILLRAGRPAEARRHLTRALGQLQKANGPDSVTTTGVVRDLARVDLATGAHRAALAHCQRSLKLDEQTQGAESPDVALDLACLAEAHLGLGAVERAVPLLERARRIHEKSWLDRKDSARISFLLARALWERRAPAERTRALALAKEARDWLEPQGIRTRQELREVMAWQQTRQPPAMSKASR